From the genome of Oligoflexus sp., one region includes:
- the sul1 gene encoding sulfonamide-resistant dihydropteroate synthase Sul1, with protein MLRSRVTVFGILNLTEDSFFDESRRLDPAGAVTAAIEMLRVGSDVVDVGPAASHPDARPVSPADEIRRIAPLLDALSDQMHRVSIDSFQPETQRYALKRGVGYLNDIQGFPDPALYPDIAEADCRLVVMHSAQRDGIATRTGHLRPEDALDEIVRFFEARVSALRRSGVAADRLILDPGMGFFLSPAPETSLHVLSNLQKLKSALGLPLLVSVSRKSFLGATVGLPVKDLGPASLAAELHAIGNGADYVRTHAPGDLRSAITFSETLAKFRSRDARDRGLDHA; from the coding sequence TGTTACGCAGCAGGGTGACGGTGTTCGGCATTCTGAATCTCACCGAGGACTCCTTCTTCGATGAGAGCCGGCGGCTAGACCCCGCCGGCGCTGTCACCGCGGCGATCGAAATGCTGCGAGTCGGATCAGACGTCGTGGATGTCGGACCGGCCGCCAGCCATCCGGACGCGAGGCCTGTATCGCCGGCCGATGAGATCAGACGTATTGCGCCGCTCTTAGACGCCCTGTCCGATCAGATGCACCGTGTTTCAATCGACAGCTTCCAACCGGAAACCCAGCGCTATGCGCTCAAGCGCGGCGTGGGCTACCTGAACGATATCCAAGGATTTCCTGACCCTGCGCTCTATCCCGATATTGCTGAGGCGGACTGCAGGCTGGTGGTTATGCACTCAGCGCAGCGGGATGGCATCGCCACCCGCACCGGTCACCTTCGACCCGAAGACGCGCTCGACGAGATTGTGCGGTTCTTCGAGGCGCGGGTTTCCGCCTTGCGACGGAGCGGGGTCGCTGCCGACCGGCTCATCCTCGATCCGGGGATGGGATTTTTCTTGAGCCCCGCACCGGAAACATCGCTGCACGTGCTGTCGAACCTTCAAAAGCTGAAGTCGGCGTTGGGGCTTCCGCTATTGGTCTCGGTGTCGCGGAAATCCTTCTTGGGCGCCACCGTTGGCCTTCCTGTAAAGGATCTGGGTCCAGCGAGCCTTGCGGCGGAACTTCACGCGATCGGCAATGGCGCTGACTACGTCCGCACCCACGCGCCTGGAGATCTGCGAAGCGCAATCACCTTCTCGGAAACCCTCGCGAAATTTCGCAGTCGCGACGCCAGAGACCGAGGGTTAGATCATGCCTAG